TTTTAACAGATTCTTTGAGTACGTTATatagaaattgtttttttattcaatgtATTCAGATAACATCACATGGCTATCATAAATACTTATTGTCGTAAAATGTTGCCATAAACAAATATcctgcaaaaaagcattgtcttaaaaatttgtttaaaatatttttctcatttcaattttataaataagcCGTGTATTTATGTCATCTGAAAACACATATATAGAGAAAGTCCAGAAAGATAAACAAGgttcatattttcatattttgaaGTCCTATGTGTTTTTTTATCACGAAATTTGAGTAAATTgcaatgttaaaaaaataaaaaaagataactGTTTGAACTATTTGACCTTCTATCCATTGCATTTGAGAAATAGCTGCATTGTATAGCATTACATCGACATAGCAGTTACGCGaacatttatttatgtatGACTAATGTATAGATTTTTTCATGATAAGAGGCGAAAACTGATGCCGAAGAAAATAGTTCAAACGGCGACTAACATCTTATAATCATATATCTTTTACTTGACTATGAAATTTGTTTAGATCACACAGCATTGATGGCTGGACAGACGATTGTCGTACTTGATACACAAGACTGCCTCTGAGTCTGCCATAGCTTAGACATATGTAATTGGCACGTGTGAGATCTCCTTAGAATAGgtaatataaaattacatttacATTCTTTGGGCTATAAATTAAGTGTTATTTAATCTAGACTACTGCATATGATTTTAAGTTCTCAGTACACagttttttaatgtatttcaACAGATTTCATCTCCTCCAAGATTTACAATTACAGTACGGAAATCATATCACTAAAAACTTCTACATGAAAATACCAAACTTTAATAGAAGATGACATATACTTAAGTTTCTCTATAAGCTTTTTACAAAGTCGTCTACACatgttgaaatatttttcttaaatttttatcctTAAACGATGCTTTACACAAAGGCACCCCTCTTTGACTgacataaaataatacacaagTCTATACAATCATACATAAACCACATCTGTACTGAATTTTGTTGTGCTCAATGAATGAAAgtaaaacaattttcataGATATACTCTATTTTATAtcaaatacattttttgcaaatgatAACTGCTGTAAAGTATAAATCGTGAGTATGATATATCACTTAAATATAAACTTTCTTCTCGGAACTAAAAAGTTTCTGATAGCTACCGCGAAACTCCTATTATACCTCAATCGGACAAAAAAATTGTGTACATTATAGGACGTAATAAGACGATTCCCAGAGGAGTGTGATTACCATTTGTTCACACTCATCCATAATCGGTTACTTTCCGCCTTTTAGACACAATATACTTCTTAAAGCTGTAGCTCTTATTTTATCATAAGAATACATCGTTATTACTGCAAATTTTAAAACTGCATGAATTCCTTCTCTTTCAGATGCTTTCAGactttattcattttgcaATATCTGTTGAAATTAATCATTGAAAATGTTTAAGTCCATACACTTCTTATTGTAAGACATTAGTTACGTCAAAGatgaaatacaaaattaaagtttttatgagagaaaatcaaaaagatcattttttaattgtatttaatttaaaaaggaaataaaatatatgacaatttatttttatataatggaAAACGTTAGGTGCACAGCATTATCACCATCTACAGATACTATGCTGATACGTAGGCCTTTTAATGTCCTATAGTACATATGTACATTTTTCCAAATTTAGAGATTGAAAAAAGGCATAAAGAAAGCACATTGcagtaagagaaaaaaatgttatttcaaTACAAGCTAAAATGCTTTCTTTGCATCAAACTGAAAAAAGGAAAGTTCACAccttttaaaaagaaaaagcacgaaaaattgacaaaattttattcgtaagctacttttttctctctcacttttattCATCTATACATGCAATACACGCACTCGCGCATTTCCCTGAATTAAGAACAAAACAAACCAACAAACAAAAAGTTATTATGTCACTTTCATACGTCTCtcttttatctttattactttttatttaacgAACTTTATATGGCACGTTAACGTGCTGTCCATTTTCTCCATCAAATTTTCGTTAGCACGACTAGAAGGTTCGCAGCCCTTAGCCGCTGGTATTATTAGTACGATCAGCTTTTTTAGAGGTTCTTTTTGTCTTCTTCGGGCTCCAGGTCGTCAGCATCGTCTCCCACGTCTCCTGAAAATTTGATAGTTATACGTCATCATCAGTTTATCATATTCTACTTTAGCCAAGAAATCCCTAATGTGcttcatttatttatctaaaGAATTGTTAAAATACTAATTTTTGTATTCATTACTCTTGGTTTTCATAACTctgtaaataatgtttttgattcaaaaatatcaatcgaatgaaaaaattataatgagAATGAAATAAGCAATGGTACTTTCACCCCCTCATGAAGCTAATATGTTAGTTTGAAAGCACGCAGGGTAATCAAGGTAAGGTGATAATCTTATGTAAATGAAACATACCGCCCGTAGGAGTAGCTTCCGTGCGACTTTCTTGCTGGGCACCTGAGCTGTTTTTATCAGTCTGAAAATACATGCGGCACAcagggaaaaaataaagtattattatGACGAAGTTTTTGTGTTAGTAACGCTACACTTTGTATGAAAATTGTATGAAAATTTAAGAATCGCAgatgtttgttttttcttgACCTCTTAACATCTAGccaatgattattatttatcatacacattaaaaaaaaagtagaacttaataaaaaaaaaaaataattcaaacatgAGTTGAGTTCAAGGCAGAAGAAACATTTGGATTCTGCATGAACCTCGGAAAAATGCCTGCAGTCGTACCGCAAAGTACTGATGCCACAAAACACAGCCATAGACACACAGCACGGAAACTAGAGACTGGCAGAGGAGCCAGAGCAGTATATTAAGGGCCTGCGTCCTCTCAAATAGTTCAGCTCCATGCCTTATACATAGCAAAGCCTCAGTCATCATTATGGCACCGTACACCCAACACTGGGTACCCACTCGACTGCATGAGGGGTCTGTCACATACATATAGTACTGCCTGAAATGcagaatgatttttattataaaaataaagcaaaataatgtaattaataaagaaaaaaataatttgaatctgACCTGACAGAAGGAGCAACTATAACTCCTATTAATACTAATCTTGATACAACAAACGGATGCGATGGTGGGAACTCATAGACATGCTTGAGGAAGAATGTGTTAAGTTCCGAAACCTGCCAGAATATCACTAACTGACAAAGTGCTACAAATCTCATGTGTGTGCAGGTAGGATCAAGCCACCTGACTGTAGTCCAACTTCCAGGAGTAAACTGCAGTACAGCTCTCTTAAATTTGCCAGTGGTGCTCTCAATGTCTCGAATGCTCACCCATTTGTACTCCCTCATTTCCAAGATCTGACAAATTTTGAGTCCTACCCAAATCCCCAGACCATTGCACACAAGCACGTCAAGGATCATAGCATCCCACCAACATTCTACAAAGTTGGGCAGAAGATGAGCAAAAGCTATCTCTGTCACCTCCCACATGACACTTATGGCCCACAAAATACCAAGGTGGCGTATCAGAATAGCTTTGAAAGCCCAGCCAAGAAAGTGAGCCACTGCAAACACATCCAGGTGATCATAGATCTTTTTGACTGTTATGTCAGAGCAATTGACTCCATACTCCTTATCCATGTCTATGTGAAAGGAGGCTAGACTTGGGTCTATCCATACGAATATTTTGCGCACTGTTTCATAGTTTTGAAATAACATAAACAGCAGAAATATCTCATAGAGAACACTGCATCCAAAGACAATTCTCCATACCACTGGATGTGGTCGAGTAAATGGACCATTGGGAAAAGTAAGAATTGAAATTatcaagaagaagaagacgataGATAGTAAT
The sequence above is drawn from the Nasonia vitripennis strain AsymCx chromosome 4, Nvit_psr_1.1, whole genome shotgun sequence genome and encodes:
- the LOC107981702 gene encoding phosphatidylserine synthase 1 isoform X1, whose translation is MTSDSEKQPRSRKSTCSRYDDDQNLLDCYGSEGHRIRSGTDSFPNINERPVEDISIEFFYKPHTITLLLISICAVIYFAFVRDCSNVEDNLRAGLLSIVFFFLIISILTFPNGPFTRPHPVVWRIVFGCSVLYEIFLLFMLFQNYETVRKIFVWIDPSLASFHIDMDKEYGVNCSDITVKKIYDHLDVFAVAHFLGWAFKAILIRHLGILWAISVMWEVTEIAFAHLLPNFVECWWDAMILDVLVCNGLGIWVGLKICQILEMREYKWVSIRDIESTTGKFKRAVLQFTPGSWTTVRWLDPTCTHMRFVALCQLVIFWQVSELNTFFLKHVYEFPPSHPFVVSRLVLIGVIVAPSVRQYYMYVTDPSCSRVGTQCWVYGAIMMTEALLCIRHGAELFERTQALNILLWLLCQSLVSVLCVYGCVLWHQYFATDKNSSGAQQESRTEATPTGGDVGDDADDLEPEEDKKNL
- the LOC107981702 gene encoding phosphatidylserine synthase 1 isoform X2, which gives rise to MTSDSEKQPRSRKSTCSRYDDDQNLLDCYGSEGHRIRSGTDSFPNINERPVEDISIEFFYKPHTITLLLISICAVIYFAFVRDCSNVEDNLRAGLLSIVFFFLIISILTFPNGPFTRPHPVVWRIVFGCSVLYEIFLLFMLFQNYETVRKIFVWIDPSLASFHIDMDKEYGVNCSDITVKKIYDHLDVFAVAHFLGWAFKAILIRHLGILWAISVMWEVTEIAFAHLLPNFVECWWDAMILDVLVCNGLGIWVGLKICQILEMREYKWVSIRDIESTTGKFKRAVLQFTPGSWTTVRWLDPTCTHMRFVALCQLVIFWQVSELNTFFLKHVYEFPPSHPFVVSRLVLIGVIVAPSVRQYYMYVTDPSCSRVGTQCWVYGAIMMTEALLCIRHGAELFERTQALNILLWLLCQSLVSVLCVYGCVLWHQYFAETWETMLTTWSPKKTKRTSKKADRTNNTSG